The following proteins are co-located in the Labrys monachus genome:
- a CDS encoding ABC transporter ATP-binding protein, whose product MTRLLEVRGLAKSYGGVEAVKDVSLAVAAGEMVALIGPNGAGKSTCFNMINGQIRPDRGSILMFGRETAGLSPAAIWRLGVGRTFQITATFGSMTVVENVQVALASHSGTAWRRLARLDRFKRDEARDLLELVGISGLAERPCGELAYGDLKRLELAMALSNEPKLLLMDEPTAGMAPGARIAMMALAADIARRRGIGILFTEHDMDVVFEHADRLMVLDRGRLIAEGDAEAIRNDPLVRSVYLGDGTVFSVLAQTERA is encoded by the coding sequence ATGACCAGGCTCCTCGAAGTCCGCGGGCTGGCGAAGTCCTATGGCGGCGTCGAAGCGGTGAAGGACGTCTCGCTCGCCGTCGCCGCCGGCGAGATGGTGGCGCTCATCGGCCCGAACGGCGCCGGCAAGAGCACCTGCTTCAACATGATCAACGGCCAGATCCGCCCGGACCGCGGCTCGATCCTGATGTTCGGCCGGGAGACGGCGGGGCTGTCGCCCGCCGCGATCTGGCGGCTCGGGGTCGGGCGCACCTTCCAGATCACCGCGACCTTCGGCTCGATGACGGTGGTCGAGAACGTCCAGGTCGCGCTCGCCAGCCACAGCGGCACGGCCTGGCGGCGCCTCGCCCGGCTCGATCGCTTCAAGCGCGACGAGGCGCGGGACCTGCTCGAACTCGTCGGCATTTCAGGCCTGGCCGAACGGCCCTGCGGCGAGCTTGCCTATGGCGACCTCAAGCGGCTCGAACTCGCCATGGCGCTTTCGAACGAGCCGAAGCTGCTGCTGATGGACGAGCCGACCGCCGGCATGGCCCCCGGCGCCCGCATCGCCATGATGGCGCTCGCCGCGGACATTGCGCGCCGGCGCGGCATCGGCATCCTGTTCACCGAGCACGACATGGACGTCGTGTTCGAGCATGCCGACAGGCTGATGGTGCTCGACCGCGGCCGCCTCATCGCGGAGGGCGACGCCGAGGCGATCCGCAACGATCCGCTGGTGCGCTCCGTCTATCTCGGCGACGGCACGGTGTTCTCGGTCCTCGCGCAGACGGAGCGTGCCTGA
- a CDS encoding ABC transporter ATP-binding protein has translation MMLVLDGLDSFYGPAHILHRVSLDIGRGEVVALIGRNGAGKSTTFRSIMGLVPDRRGTISLDGEDLSRLPTYEIARRGIGYVPEDRRIFTDLTVAENLEVGRRPRRQGLPEWTPKRLYDLFPNLGQMAGRPGGRMSGGEQQMLTIARTLMGNPAIVLLDEPSEGLAPKIVEDMARAILLLKQEGLSILLSEQNLHFARLIADRAYVIESGAIHYSGTMAELAADQAVQNEFLAL, from the coding sequence CTGATGCTGGTCCTCGACGGCCTCGACAGCTTCTACGGCCCCGCCCACATCCTGCACCGGGTCTCGCTCGATATCGGCCGCGGCGAGGTGGTCGCCCTGATCGGGCGCAACGGCGCGGGCAAGTCCACCACCTTCCGTTCGATCATGGGCCTCGTGCCCGACCGGCGCGGCACGATCAGTCTCGACGGCGAGGATCTGTCCCGCCTGCCCACCTACGAGATCGCGCGGCGCGGCATCGGGTATGTGCCCGAAGACCGGCGCATCTTCACCGACCTCACGGTGGCGGAAAATCTCGAAGTCGGCCGCCGGCCGCGGCGCCAAGGCCTGCCCGAATGGACGCCGAAGCGCCTTTACGACCTCTTCCCCAATCTCGGACAGATGGCCGGCCGGCCGGGCGGGCGGATGAGCGGCGGCGAGCAGCAGATGCTGACGATCGCGCGGACGCTGATGGGCAATCCCGCCATCGTCCTGCTCGACGAACCCTCCGAGGGGCTCGCGCCGAAGATCGTCGAGGACATGGCGCGCGCCATCCTGCTGCTGAAGCAGGAAGGCCTTTCGATCCTCCTCTCCGAGCAGAACCTGCATTTCGCGCGCCTGATCGCCGACCGCGCCTATGTGATCGAGAGTGGCGCCATCCACTATTCCGGCACCATGGCCGAGCTCGCAGCGGACCAGGCGGTCCAGAACGAGTTCCTCGCCTTGTGA
- a CDS encoding agmatinase produces the protein MTTPPRSRNTPDRMDLPFVGLATFARQPACPDWDRLDGADVAILGIPIDTASSYRVGTRFGPRAIREASMFHGFGPEGVFDFEDEVTYLAADEVRIVDAGDADVIYADTRRSLANAEQAVRALLDARTMPYILGGDHAITMATVAAFSEEQPIHIVHLDAHFDFIDERNGIGWGHGSPMRRASEMAHVTGITTLGPHNMGAVGRRDWEAARAYGTHVASLRQVRAAGAAAVLGHLPEGQRVYVSIDIDAFDPSIAPGTATISHGGFGYYEVKDILREIARRFEVAGVDFVEVSPPYDPSGITALLAARTSLDFIGSIFHERAKRRRQAPEARISSPDALV, from the coding sequence ATGACCACCCCTCCCCGCAGCCGCAACACGCCCGACCGCATGGACCTGCCCTTCGTCGGCCTCGCCACCTTCGCCCGCCAGCCGGCCTGCCCGGATTGGGACAGGCTCGACGGCGCGGATGTCGCCATCCTCGGCATCCCCATCGACACCGCCTCCAGCTACCGCGTCGGCACGCGGTTCGGGCCGCGCGCCATCCGCGAGGCATCCATGTTCCACGGCTTCGGCCCGGAGGGCGTGTTCGACTTCGAGGACGAGGTGACCTATCTCGCCGCCGACGAGGTCCGCATCGTCGATGCCGGCGACGCCGACGTCATCTATGCCGACACCAGGCGCAGCCTCGCCAACGCCGAGCAGGCGGTGCGCGCTTTGCTCGATGCCCGGACGATGCCCTATATCCTCGGCGGCGACCACGCGATCACCATGGCGACGGTCGCCGCCTTCTCGGAGGAGCAGCCGATCCATATCGTGCATCTCGACGCCCATTTCGATTTCATCGACGAACGCAACGGCATCGGCTGGGGCCACGGCAGCCCGATGCGCCGGGCCTCCGAAATGGCGCATGTGACCGGCATCACCACGCTGGGGCCGCACAATATGGGCGCCGTCGGGCGCAGGGACTGGGAGGCGGCGCGCGCCTATGGCACGCATGTCGCCTCGCTGCGCCAGGTGCGCGCGGCGGGCGCCGCCGCCGTGCTCGGCCATCTTCCCGAGGGCCAGCGCGTCTATGTCTCCATCGACATCGACGCCTTCGACCCGTCGATCGCACCGGGCACCGCCACCATCAGCCATGGCGGCTTCGGCTATTACGAGGTGAAGGACATCCTCCGGGAGATCGCCCGACGCTTCGAGGTCGCCGGCGTCGATTTCGTCGAGGTGTCGCCGCCCTATGACCCATCGGGCATCACGGCCCTGCTCGCGGCCCGCACCAGCCTCGACTTCATCGGCTCGATCTTCCATGAACGCGCAAAGAGAAGGAGGCAGGCGCCGGAAGCGCGGATATCCTCTCCGGATGCGCTCGTCTGA
- a CDS encoding glutathione S-transferase family protein yields MYRLHYYPANANAAPHMLLEEIGAPHELALVDRTVEAQKSQAYLRINPNGRIPALEDDGLVLFEAAAIVLHLVDRHPEAGLAPAQGTPERSKFYQWLVFLTNSLQEELMVFQYPERLAGGDGSAEAVIRNGAEQRATAFLDIIETHLAGNGPFFLGDAVGAADLYFAMLARWARPLAKPPRSRPAIARLLDAVTARPAVRRAYAAEGICEPIC; encoded by the coding sequence ATGTACCGGCTTCATTACTACCCCGCCAATGCCAACGCCGCGCCGCACATGCTGCTGGAGGAGATCGGCGCGCCGCATGAGCTCGCCCTCGTCGACCGCACGGTCGAGGCACAGAAATCGCAGGCCTATCTCAGGATCAATCCGAACGGCCGCATTCCGGCGCTCGAGGACGACGGGCTCGTCCTGTTCGAGGCCGCCGCCATCGTGCTCCACCTCGTCGACCGGCACCCCGAGGCCGGGCTCGCGCCGGCGCAGGGCACGCCCGAACGGTCGAAATTCTACCAATGGCTGGTCTTCCTGACCAATTCGCTGCAGGAGGAGCTGATGGTCTTCCAATATCCCGAGCGCCTCGCCGGCGGGGATGGCAGCGCGGAAGCGGTGATCCGGAACGGGGCCGAGCAGCGCGCGACCGCCTTCCTCGACATCATCGAAACCCATCTCGCCGGCAACGGCCCGTTCTTCCTCGGCGATGCCGTCGGCGCGGCGGATCTCTATTTCGCGATGCTCGCCCGCTGGGCCCGCCCGCTGGCGAAACCGCCGCGCTCGCGCCCCGCCATCGCCCGACTTCTCGATGCCGTTACGGCACGCCCCGCCGTCCGGCGGGCCTACGCTGCCGAAGGCATCTGCGAACCGATCTGCTGA
- a CDS encoding GlxA family transcriptional regulator: protein MPAAGQPLRIAIVVPPQAQSLDISGPLDVFVEAGRQSGGAAAYEICLVAADGDPLIRAGGLSLVADTTIFAADQDFDTLLVAGTPDFSQAPAFTDLQAWLRRRSAGVRRYGSVCTGAFFLGAARLLDGREVTTHWQHAAELAALHPQAKVLPDRIYVKDGPLYTSAGVTAGIDLALRLVEEDHGRALALTVARRLVVFLKRPGGQSQFSAHLAAQIAGETRIQAVQHWLLDHLAADLSLAALAGRAAMSVRNFTRVFQAETGLTPADYVEAARVDAARRLLEDGDTPLQRVASRCGFGNADTMRRAFLRRLGTGPHDYRTRFRS, encoded by the coding sequence ATGCCGGCAGCCGGGCAGCCGCTGCGGATCGCCATCGTCGTGCCGCCGCAGGCCCAGTCTCTCGACATATCCGGGCCGCTCGACGTCTTCGTCGAGGCGGGGCGCCAGTCGGGCGGCGCCGCGGCCTATGAAATCTGCCTCGTCGCCGCCGACGGGGACCCGCTCATCCGGGCCGGCGGGCTTTCGCTCGTCGCCGACACGACGATCTTCGCCGCCGACCAGGACTTCGACACGCTGCTGGTCGCCGGCACGCCGGATTTTTCGCAAGCCCCGGCCTTTACCGACCTGCAGGCGTGGCTGAGGCGCAGGAGCGCCGGCGTCCGGCGCTACGGCTCGGTGTGCACGGGCGCCTTCTTCCTCGGCGCGGCCCGGCTGCTCGACGGGCGCGAGGTGACGACCCATTGGCAGCATGCGGCGGAGCTGGCGGCGCTCCATCCGCAGGCGAAGGTGCTGCCGGATCGGATCTATGTGAAGGACGGCCCGCTCTATACGTCGGCCGGCGTGACCGCCGGCATCGACCTTGCCCTCAGGCTGGTGGAAGAGGATCACGGCCGCGCGCTCGCCCTCACGGTGGCGCGGCGGCTGGTGGTGTTCCTGAAGCGGCCGGGCGGCCAGTCCCAGTTCAGCGCCCACCTCGCGGCGCAGATCGCCGGGGAGACGCGCATCCAGGCCGTCCAGCATTGGCTGCTCGATCATCTCGCCGCCGACCTTTCCCTCGCCGCTCTGGCCGGCCGGGCAGCGATGAGCGTGCGCAACTTCACCCGCGTGTTCCAGGCCGAGACCGGCCTGACGCCGGCCGACTACGTCGAAGCGGCCCGCGTCGACGCCGCCCGGCGCCTGCTCGAAGACGGCGACACGCCGCTCCAGCGCGTCGCCTCGCGCTGCGGCTTCGGTAATGCCGATACGATGCGGCGCGCCTTCCTTCGCCGCCTCGGCACGGGACCGCACGATTACCGCACGCGGTTCCGCAGCTGA
- a CDS encoding aldo/keto reductase — protein sequence MRIKTLGNTGLLVSEICLGTMTFGLQTEEDVSRQILDKAASGGVNFLDTADVYPLGGGLDTVGRTEEIVGRWLKGQRGNYILATKAVGKMGPNPWDQGASRKHLLDAIDASLRRLQTDYVDLYQLHSDDAATPLDETLEALDVIVKSGRARHIGVSNFLAYRLARALGRAEAKGLTRFVSVQPRYSLLFREIERELLPLCAEEGVGVIPYNPLAGGLLTGKHKRGTAPTPGTRFTLGSAAERYQDRYWNEREFGTVEAFVGLAAEAGVAPPTLAIAWVLANPVITAPLVGASRPDQLEASLAGASYRIEAGLKQKLDELTAEYRRGDAVR from the coding sequence ATGCGCATCAAGACACTCGGCAACACCGGCCTTCTCGTTTCGGAGATCTGCCTGGGGACCATGACGTTCGGCCTGCAGACCGAAGAAGACGTGTCCCGCCAGATCCTCGACAAGGCCGCCTCGGGCGGCGTCAATTTCCTCGACACCGCCGACGTCTATCCGCTCGGCGGCGGGCTCGACACCGTCGGCCGGACGGAGGAGATCGTCGGCCGCTGGCTCAAGGGCCAGCGCGGCAACTACATCCTCGCCACCAAGGCCGTCGGCAAGATGGGCCCCAATCCCTGGGACCAGGGCGCCTCCCGCAAGCACCTGCTCGACGCCATCGATGCCTCGCTGCGCCGCCTGCAGACCGACTATGTCGATCTCTACCAGCTCCATTCCGACGACGCGGCGACCCCGCTCGACGAGACGCTCGAAGCCCTCGACGTCATCGTGAAATCGGGGCGTGCCCGCCATATCGGCGTTTCCAACTTCCTCGCCTACCGCCTCGCCCGCGCCCTCGGCCGCGCCGAGGCGAAGGGCCTGACGCGCTTCGTGTCGGTGCAGCCGCGCTACAGCCTGCTGTTCCGCGAGATCGAGCGCGAATTGCTGCCGCTCTGCGCCGAAGAGGGCGTCGGCGTCATCCCCTACAACCCGCTCGCCGGCGGCCTGCTGACGGGCAAGCACAAGCGCGGCACGGCGCCGACGCCCGGCACCCGCTTCACGCTCGGCTCCGCCGCCGAACGCTATCAGGACCGCTACTGGAACGAGCGCGAATTCGGCACGGTCGAGGCCTTCGTCGGCCTTGCCGCCGAGGCGGGCGTGGCGCCGCCGACGCTGGCGATCGCCTGGGTGCTCGCCAATCCCGTGATCACGGCCCCGCTGGTCGGCGCGAGCCGGCCGGACCAGCTCGAGGCCTCGCTGGCCGGCGCCTCCTACAGGATCGAGGCGGGCCTCAAGCAGAAGCTCGACGAGCTCACGGCGGAATACCGTCGCGGCGACGCCGTGCGCTGA
- a CDS encoding aminotransferase class I/II-fold pyridoxal phosphate-dependent enzyme, producing the protein MQIEEFSLERIQSLYENTVAFNLSDSGVHPYSLNELLTPAERERVLAAELGYGWTNGAVELRQAVAALHPGRGPDEVMITNGSAEANFIMAMTLLDPGDEIIVVVPNYLQIKGWAKAIGAVVREVRLREELGWLPDLADIEAAVTPRTKLITVCTPNNPTGKVLPRAMIEEIVAIARRHGLWLHADEVYKGSEYGAPESPSVADLYEKAIVTNGLSKAMAMPGLRIGWLVGPAPEIYATWQRKDYTSITTSIVSEIVAGIVLQPERRAAVLARSRALLSRNVALIAGWVSANQDLFSLVPPEAGGMAFLRYHLPMNSTALVHRLREERSVLPAPGDVYGMDGYIRIGIGGPADHLAAGLEQLRQFMRSLGS; encoded by the coding sequence ATGCAGATCGAGGAATTCTCCCTGGAGCGCATCCAGTCGCTCTACGAGAACACCGTCGCCTTCAATCTTTCCGACAGCGGCGTCCATCCCTATTCGCTCAACGAGCTGCTGACGCCGGCGGAGCGCGAGCGGGTGCTGGCGGCCGAGCTCGGCTATGGCTGGACCAACGGCGCGGTGGAACTGCGCCAGGCGGTGGCGGCACTCCACCCCGGACGCGGCCCCGACGAGGTGATGATCACCAACGGCTCCGCGGAAGCCAATTTCATCATGGCGATGACACTGCTCGACCCTGGCGACGAGATCATCGTGGTGGTGCCGAACTATCTGCAGATCAAGGGCTGGGCCAAGGCGATCGGCGCCGTGGTGCGCGAGGTCAGGCTGCGCGAGGAACTCGGCTGGCTTCCGGACCTCGCCGACATCGAGGCTGCCGTCACGCCGCGCACCAAACTGATCACCGTCTGCACGCCCAACAATCCGACCGGCAAGGTGCTGCCCCGGGCGATGATCGAGGAGATCGTCGCAATCGCCCGCCGGCACGGGCTCTGGCTGCATGCCGACGAGGTCTACAAGGGCTCGGAATATGGCGCGCCGGAATCGCCGTCCGTCGCCGACCTCTACGAGAAGGCGATCGTCACCAACGGCCTGTCCAAGGCGATGGCGATGCCGGGGCTTCGCATCGGCTGGCTGGTCGGCCCGGCGCCCGAGATCTACGCGACCTGGCAGCGCAAGGACTACACGTCCATCACCACCTCGATCGTCAGCGAGATCGTCGCCGGCATCGTCCTGCAGCCCGAGCGCCGCGCGGCGGTGCTCGCCCGCAGCCGGGCCCTGCTGTCGCGCAACGTGGCTTTGATCGCCGGCTGGGTGTCGGCGAACCAGGATCTGTTTTCACTCGTCCCGCCCGAGGCCGGCGGCATGGCCTTTCTCCGCTACCATTTGCCGATGAATTCCACCGCGCTGGTCCATCGCCTGCGCGAGGAAAGGAGCGTGCTGCCAGCGCCGGGCGACGTCTACGGCATGGACGGCTATATCCGCATCGGCATCGGCGGTCCGGCGGACCATCTGGCGGCGGGGCTGGAGCAGCTGCGGCAGTTCATGCGATCGCTCGGCTCGTAG
- the panE gene encoding 2-dehydropantoate 2-reductase has protein sequence MRILIVGAGSTGGYFGGRLAAAGRDVTFLVRPARAERLRADGLQIVSPMGDLKIRPNFVTADQIEGPFDAVLLTVKAYALDAALEDMAPAVGPDTVILPVLNGMKHVDIIRARFGDAALGGCVCKVATTLDDRGRIVQLGKMQELAYGEMDGSRSERMERLDAFLQGAGFDARLAADIEREMWEKWLMLASLGGITCLMRGTVGEVEAAPGGRAFVHRFLDEVTGVVRAVGREPDEGALATVRSMLTQKGSPQTSSMYRDLLKDQPIEAEQIIGDLLARARQAGLDTPLLAAADTHLAVYQGKIAG, from the coding sequence ATGCGCATTTTGATTGTCGGCGCCGGCTCCACCGGCGGTTATTTCGGCGGCCGTCTCGCGGCGGCGGGGCGGGACGTCACCTTCCTCGTCCGTCCCGCCCGTGCCGAGCGCCTGCGCGCCGACGGCCTGCAGATCGTCAGCCCGATGGGCGATCTGAAGATCAGGCCGAACTTCGTCACCGCGGATCAGATCGAAGGCCCCTTCGACGCGGTCCTCCTCACGGTGAAGGCCTATGCGCTCGACGCCGCACTGGAGGACATGGCACCGGCCGTCGGTCCCGATACCGTGATCCTGCCGGTGCTCAACGGCATGAAGCATGTCGACATCATCAGGGCCCGGTTCGGCGATGCGGCCCTCGGCGGCTGCGTCTGCAAGGTGGCGACGACCCTCGACGACAGGGGGCGGATCGTCCAGCTCGGCAAGATGCAGGAGCTCGCCTATGGCGAAATGGACGGCTCCCGGTCCGAGCGGATGGAGCGGCTCGACGCCTTCCTGCAGGGCGCGGGCTTCGACGCCCGTCTCGCCGCCGACATCGAACGCGAGATGTGGGAGAAATGGCTGATGCTGGCCAGCCTCGGCGGCATCACCTGCCTGATGCGCGGCACCGTCGGTGAGGTCGAGGCGGCGCCCGGGGGACGGGCGTTCGTGCACCGCTTCCTCGACGAGGTGACGGGCGTGGTCAGGGCAGTCGGCCGAGAGCCCGACGAAGGCGCCCTCGCGACGGTCCGGTCGATGCTCACGCAAAAAGGCTCGCCGCAGACCTCGTCGATGTATCGCGATTTGCTGAAGGACCAGCCGATCGAGGCCGAGCAGATCATCGGCGACCTGCTCGCCCGCGCCCGCCAGGCCGGCCTCGACACGCCGCTGCTGGCGGCCGCCGACACCCATCTGGCCGTCTATCAGGGGAAGATCGCTGGGTAG
- a CDS encoding DUF2269 family protein, with protein sequence MIDLDLLVWLHVIGATVLLGTGAGIAFFMLMAHRTGDAIVIAHVAATVVLADFLFTASAVVFQPVTGFLLAREIGWALDSGWLRLSLMLYMAAGLFWLPVVFIQIRMRDIARVAARDGTPLPALYHRLFRIWFYCGFPAFGAVLTILWLMIAKP encoded by the coding sequence ATGATCGACCTCGACCTATTGGTGTGGTTGCATGTCATCGGAGCGACGGTGCTGCTCGGCACTGGCGCCGGCATCGCCTTCTTCATGCTGATGGCGCATCGAACCGGCGATGCCATCGTCATCGCGCATGTCGCGGCCACCGTCGTCCTCGCCGATTTCCTGTTCACCGCCTCGGCCGTCGTTTTCCAACCCGTCACCGGTTTTCTCCTGGCCCGAGAGATCGGCTGGGCGCTCGATTCCGGCTGGCTTCGGCTCTCGCTGATGCTCTACATGGCCGCGGGCCTGTTCTGGCTGCCCGTCGTTTTCATCCAAATCCGGATGCGCGACATCGCACGTGTCGCGGCGCGCGATGGCACGCCGCTCCCCGCGCTCTATCATCGACTTTTCCGCATCTGGTTCTATTGTGGGTTCCCGGCCTTCGGCGCCGTGCTCACCATTCTCTGGCTGATGATCGCCAAGCCGTAG
- a CDS encoding SDR family oxidoreductase: MLRLATSSQTRQSRSMRVLILGGYGLIGSSVVSAVLAAGHDVTGLGRDVTEARRRRPPVRWLQHDLKTLVVPQAWIPLLHEIDAVINASGVLQDGPGDDVMAVQRDAMIALFQACESARIGRFVQISAVGASSVAQTVFMRSKGLADEALSACAFEWIVLRPGLVLGAQVYGGSAMLHALAGMPGLIALPRAPAIRTVALQDVAEMALAALEGSLPLRRSYDLVEEEAHALDDVVRRLRARLGFPSAPIVHWPAAIFRVLFGLGDLAGWLGWHPPLRSTAFRQTMLGIDGDPRPLRDVIHRPLRSLDETLSVIDGSARERWFARLFMLKPVIIITLGLFWLVSGIVGLIGAGRAESILVTHGLSAPIASLAVHGGAFLDIALGAAMLIRRSMPAAAVGMMAVTLFYLLAGSAFAPDLWADPLGPLVKAVPAAILALVALAIRDAR, from the coding sequence ATGCTGCGCCTTGCCACCTCCTCCCAAACAAGGCAATCACGATCCATGCGTGTTCTCATCTTGGGCGGATACGGTCTCATCGGATCGTCGGTGGTTTCCGCCGTGCTGGCGGCCGGTCACGATGTGACGGGTCTTGGCCGAGACGTGACCGAGGCGAGACGCCGCCGCCCCCCGGTACGCTGGCTCCAGCATGACCTTAAAACTCTCGTCGTACCGCAGGCATGGATCCCGCTTCTCCACGAGATCGATGCCGTGATCAATGCATCCGGGGTGCTGCAGGACGGGCCGGGTGACGATGTCATGGCCGTGCAGCGGGATGCGATGATAGCGCTCTTCCAAGCATGCGAGTCTGCCAGGATCGGACGCTTCGTGCAGATCTCCGCCGTCGGCGCCTCCTCCGTGGCGCAGACCGTCTTCATGCGCAGCAAGGGTCTCGCCGACGAAGCGCTGAGCGCATGCGCATTCGAGTGGATCGTGCTTCGCCCTGGCTTGGTGCTCGGGGCGCAGGTCTATGGCGGCAGCGCCATGCTGCACGCGCTGGCGGGCATGCCGGGCCTGATCGCCCTGCCACGGGCGCCGGCAATCCGCACGGTTGCGCTTCAGGACGTGGCAGAGATGGCGCTCGCCGCCCTCGAAGGGAGCCTGCCGCTCCGCCGCAGCTACGATCTCGTCGAAGAGGAGGCGCACGCTCTTGACGATGTCGTCCGACGGCTGCGGGCGAGGCTCGGCTTTCCCTCTGCGCCGATAGTCCATTGGCCCGCGGCTATCTTCCGCGTCCTGTTCGGGCTTGGAGATCTGGCCGGCTGGCTCGGCTGGCATCCGCCTTTGCGATCGACCGCCTTCCGGCAGACGATGCTGGGCATCGACGGCGATCCGCGGCCACTTCGAGACGTCATCCACCGGCCGTTGAGGAGCCTGGACGAGACGCTGAGCGTCATCGACGGGTCGGCGCGGGAACGCTGGTTCGCCCGCTTGTTCATGCTCAAGCCGGTGATCATCATCACGCTCGGCCTGTTCTGGTTGGTGTCCGGCATCGTCGGCCTCATCGGAGCCGGACGCGCCGAGTCGATTCTTGTCACACACGGCTTGTCCGCGCCTATTGCGAGCCTGGCCGTGCATGGCGGGGCGTTCCTCGATATCGCGCTTGGTGCCGCCATGCTCATACGGCGATCGATGCCGGCCGCGGCCGTCGGCATGATGGCCGTCACGCTTTTCTATCTGCTTGCCGGATCGGCATTCGCACCGGATCTGTGGGCCGACCCGCTCGGCCCCCTGGTCAAGGCAGTGCCGGCCGCCATCCTTGCCTTGGTAGCGCTCGCCATCCGGGATGCGCGCTGA
- a CDS encoding extracellular solute-binding protein — MSFRSPGLPLRGRGPGRIRGLTGLVLLAGAVAVASTPAAADAVKLTLYSAQHQQMVEMLTSGFTKQTGIEVAVHKGEAPEIANQIAQEGSSSPADLYITENSPELLLLEEKGLLAKVDPATLASVPSAYSSPTGAWVGVLARENVLVYNKSMIGEGDLPASLLDLAKPAWKGKVAIAPTDADFMPLLSAVKVLVGKDGAIAWLKGLKDNAAVYDDDEGVVAAVDRGSAATGIINSYYFERYRVETGDDKIHSAIHHFGGGDAGALVNVSGAAVLKSSHNQEAAQKFLAYIVSKPAQAALAASDVDFEYPLAAGVPANPALKPFAQLQPPRIDLAHLGDDQDAAEMLREAGLL, encoded by the coding sequence ATGTCGTTTCGTTCGCCGGGGTTGCCATTGCGTGGGCGTGGGCCAGGCCGGATTCGCGGCCTGACGGGCCTTGTCCTGCTCGCCGGCGCGGTGGCCGTCGCTTCGACGCCGGCGGCCGCCGATGCGGTGAAGCTGACGCTCTACAGCGCGCAGCACCAGCAGATGGTCGAGATGCTGACCAGCGGCTTCACGAAGCAGACGGGAATCGAGGTCGCCGTCCACAAGGGCGAAGCGCCGGAGATCGCCAACCAGATCGCGCAGGAAGGATCTTCCTCCCCCGCCGATCTCTACATCACCGAGAATTCGCCGGAACTGCTGCTGCTCGAGGAGAAGGGCCTGCTGGCCAAGGTCGATCCGGCGACGCTGGCGTCGGTGCCGTCAGCCTATAGTTCGCCCACCGGAGCGTGGGTCGGCGTGCTCGCCCGCGAGAACGTGCTGGTCTACAACAAGTCGATGATCGGCGAGGGCGACCTTCCGGCTTCGCTCCTCGATCTGGCGAAGCCTGCATGGAAGGGCAAGGTGGCGATCGCGCCGACCGACGCCGACTTCATGCCGCTGCTCAGCGCCGTCAAGGTGCTCGTGGGCAAGGACGGGGCCATCGCCTGGCTGAAGGGACTGAAGGACAATGCCGCCGTATATGACGACGACGAAGGCGTCGTCGCGGCGGTCGACCGCGGCTCGGCCGCGACGGGCATCATCAACTCCTATTATTTCGAGCGCTATCGCGTGGAGACCGGCGACGACAAGATCCACAGCGCCATCCATCATTTCGGCGGCGGCGATGCCGGCGCGCTGGTCAACGTCTCCGGCGCGGCAGTGCTGAAATCCTCGCACAACCAGGAGGCCGCGCAGAAGTTCCTCGCCTATATCGTCAGCAAGCCGGCGCAGGCGGCGCTCGCCGCCAGCGACGTCGACTTCGAATATCCGCTCGCCGCCGGCGTGCCGGCGAATCCGGCGCTGAAGCCGTTCGCGCAATTGCAGCCGCCCCGGATCGACCTCGCCCATCTCGGCGACGACCAGGATGCGGCGGAGATGTTGCGGGAAGCCGGCCTGCTGTGA